A portion of the Syntrophales bacterium genome contains these proteins:
- a CDS encoding YkgJ family cysteine cluster protein encodes MSNPEEIECKRCGKCCLADMLDYAAEEEKERWQREGRDDILGIIEQHHGVWMGDHIVSANNGHTFRGCPFLEWENGLTRCAIYETRPRVCREFRPGSSEICPRFRGNEQEEAGP; translated from the coding sequence ATGAGCAACCCGGAAGAAATCGAATGCAAGCGTTGCGGCAAGTGCTGCCTTGCCGATATGCTCGACTACGCCGCCGAGGAGGAGAAGGAACGCTGGCAGCGGGAGGGGCGGGACGACATCCTCGGGATCATCGAGCAGCACCACGGCGTCTGGATGGGGGACCACATCGTCTCGGCGAACAACGGCCATACGTTCCGGGGCTGCCCCTTCCTGGAGTGGGAGAACGGCCTCACCCGCTGTGCCATCTACGAAACGCGGCCCCGGGTCTGCCGGGAGTTTCGGCCCGGCTCCTCGGAGATCTGTCCCCGGTTCCGGGGAAACGAACAGGAGGAAGCGGGTCCTTGA